One part of the Vicia villosa cultivar HV-30 ecotype Madison, WI linkage group LG6, Vvil1.0, whole genome shotgun sequence genome encodes these proteins:
- the LOC131615158 gene encoding magnesium transporter MRS2-F-like, with translation MAIRGRRKAIAMDLRSWMIVSETGEFVIEDLDKHSIMRRTGLPARDLRVLDPTLLYPSSIIRREKSIVVNLEHIKAIITSNQMLIINSSSPFFILFLQDLQARIPRSNNVEKLTSNDNDNDDHKQLPFEFKALETCIESACACLEYENQRLEEEAYPALDELASQISTLNLERVRHIKNRLVALSGRAHKVTHQLENLLDDDYDMAEMYLTRKFDDSLIDQTSLRKGYSLAIDEDLYDSDESNTFQYRFYESKPDVEELEMLLEAYFAQINGILQRLSSLSEYVDDTEDHINIMLDDKRNQLLQVSIIFSTMSVIVNAGIVVVGLFGMNVHIDLFDGQPDHQFWATVGGTFSGCVLLFIVSIWWGKKRYILSQ, from the exons ATGGCGATAAGAGGTAGACGAAAGGCTATTGCAATGGATCTAAGAAGTTGGATGATAGTTTCAGAAACAGGTGAATTTGTGATTGAGGATCTCGACAAACACTCCATTATGCGACGAACAGGTTTACCGGCGCGAGATCTTAGAGTTCTTGATCCAACACTTTTGTACCCTTCTTCTATTATAAGACGAGAAAAATCAATTGTTGTTAACTTAGAACACATTAAAGCCATCATCACTTCAAACCAAATGCTTATAATTAATTCTTCTAGCCCTTTCTTTATTTTgttccttcaagatcttcaagcGCGTATTCCTCGCTCTAATAATGTCGAAAAGCTTACATCAAATGATAACGACAATGATG ATCATAAGCAATTACCTTTTGAGTTTAAAGCTCTCGAGACTTGTATTGAATCGGCATGTGCATGCCTTGAATATGAG AATCAACGATTGGAAGAGGAGGCTTACCCAGCTTTAGATGAATTGGCCTCTCAAATTAGTACTCTAAATCTTGAACGTGTAAGGCATATCAAGAATCGTTTGGTTGCACTTTCTGGTCGTGCGCATAAGGTAA CACATCAACTAGAAAACTTGTTGGATGATGATTATGACATGGCTGAAATGTACTTGACAAGAAAATTTGATGATTCTTTAATAGACCAAACATCATTAAGAAAAGGATACAGTTTAGCTATTGATGAAGATCTCTATGACAG TGATGAATCAAATACGTTTCAATACAGATTCTATGAATCTAAGCCTGATGTTGAGGAATTAGAGATGCTTTTAGAAGCGTATTTTGCACAGATAAATGGAATTTTGCAAAGATTGTCCAGT TTAAGTGAGTATGTAGATGATACAGAGGACCACATCAACATAATGTTGGATGATAAGAGAAATCAGCTACTACAAGTATCAATAATATTCAGCACAATGAGTGTGATAGTCAATGCAGGTATTGTGGTTGTTGGATTGTTTGGCATGAATGTTCATATTGATCTCTTTGACGGCCAACCTGATCATCAATTTTGGGCTACAGTTGGTGGAACATTCTCAGGTTGTGTATTGTTATTTATTGTTTCTATTTGGTGGGGTAAAAAAAGATATATTTTGTCTCAATAA